A genomic region of Lachnoclostridium edouardi contains the following coding sequences:
- the tuf gene encoding elongation factor Tu, which yields MAKAKFERNKPHCNIGTIGHVDHGKTTLTAAITKTLHERLGTGEAVAFENIDKAPEERERGITISTAHVEYETENRHYAHVDCPGHADYVKNMITGAAQMDGAILVVAATDGVMAQTREHILLSRQVGVPYIVVFMNKCDMVDDEELLELVEMEIRDLLTEYEFPGDDTPIIQGSALKALEDPSSEWGDKILELMAAVDSYVPDPVRDTDKPFLMPVEDVFSITGRGTVATGRVERGTLHVSDEVEIVGIKEESRKVVVTGIEMFRKLLDEAQAGDNIGALLRGVQRTEIERGQCLVKPGSVKCHNKFTAQVYVLTKDEGGRHTPFFNNYRPQFYFRTTDVTGVCELPAGTEMCMPGDNVEMTVELIHPVAMEQGLRFAIREGGRTVGSGRVVSIVE from the coding sequence ATGGCTAAAGCTAAGTTTGAAAGAAACAAACCGCATTGTAACATTGGTACTATCGGACACGTTGACCATGGTAAAACAACTTTAACAGCTGCTATCACAAAGACTCTGCATGAGAGATTAGGTACAGGTGAGGCTGTTGCTTTTGAAAATATTGATAAGGCTCCAGAAGAGAGAGAGCGTGGAATTACTATCTCTACAGCACACGTTGAGTATGAGACAGAGAACAGACACTATGCACACGTTGACTGCCCAGGACATGCTGACTACGTTAAGAACATGATTACTGGTGCTGCTCAGATGGACGGCGCTATCCTGGTTGTAGCTGCTACAGACGGTGTTATGGCTCAGACAAGAGAGCACATCCTTCTGTCCCGTCAGGTAGGCGTTCCTTATATCGTTGTATTTATGAACAAGTGCGATATGGTTGACGACGAAGAACTTCTTGAATTAGTAGAGATGGAAATTCGTGACCTGTTAACAGAGTATGAGTTCCCAGGCGATGACACACCAATCATCCAGGGTTCTGCATTAAAGGCTCTTGAAGATCCATCTAGCGAGTGGGGCGACAAGATCCTGGAATTAATGGCTGCAGTTGACAGCTACGTTCCAGACCCAGTTCGTGACACAGATAAGCCATTCCTGATGCCAGTAGAGGACGTATTCTCTATCACAGGCCGTGGTACTGTTGCTACAGGTAGAGTAGAGCGTGGTACTCTTCACGTATCTGACGAAGTTGAGATCGTTGGTATTAAAGAGGAGAGCCGTAAGGTTGTTGTAACTGGTATCGAGATGTTCCGTAAGCTCCTTGACGAGGCTCAGGCTGGCGATAACATCGGCGCACTGCTTCGTGGTGTTCAGAGAACTGAAATCGAAAGAGGACAGTGTCTTGTTAAACCAGGTTCTGTAAAATGCCATAATAAATTTACAGCTCAGGTTTACGTTCTGACAAAAGACGAGGGTGGCCGTCATACACCTTTCTTCAACAACTACCGTCCACAGTTCTACTTCAGAACAACTGACGTTACAGGCGTTTGCGAGTTACCAGCTGGCACAGAGATGTGTATGCCTGGCGACAACGTAGAGATGACTGTTGAGCTGATCCACCCAGTAGCTATGGAGCAGGGACTTCGTTTCGCTATCCGTGAAGGCGGACGTACAGTAGGATCTGGTAGAGTAGTTTCTATCGTTGAATAA
- the fusA gene encoding elongation factor G, whose protein sequence is MAGREYPLERTRNIGIMAHIDAGKTTTTERILYYTGVNYKIGDTHEGTATMDWMEQEQERGITITSAATTCHWTLQENCKPKPGALEHRINIIDTPGHVDFTVEVERSLRVLDGAVGVFCAKGGVEPQSENVWRQADTYNVPRMAFINKMDILGANFYGAVDQIKTRLGKNAICIQLPIGKEDEFKGIIDLFEMKAYIYNDDKGDDISITDIPEDMKDDAELYRTELVEKICELDDDLMMQYLEGEEPSVEELKATLRKATCTCAAIPVCCGTAYRNKGVQKLLDAIIEFMPSPLDVPSIKGVDLEGNEIERHSSDEEPFAALAFKIMTDPFVGKLAFFRVYSGTMNSGSYVLNATKGKKERVGRILQMHANKRQEIDKVYSGDIAAAVGFKTTGTGDTICDEQHPVILESMEFPEPVIDIAIEPKTKAGQGKMGEALAKLAEEDPTFRARTDAETGQTIISGMGELHLEIIVDRLLREFNVEANVGAPQVAYKETFTKAVDVDSKYAKQSGGRGQYGHCKVHFEPMDANAEEVFKFESTVVGGAIPKEYIPAVGAGIEEASKAGILGGFPVLGVKATVYDGSYHEVDSSEMAFKIAGSLAFKDAMNKAGAILLEPIMKVEVTTPEDYMGDVIGDINSRRGRIEGMDDIGGGKMIKAFVPLSEMFGYSTDLRSRTQGRGNYSMFFEKYEPVPKSVQEKVLAERKGK, encoded by the coding sequence TTGGCTGGAAGAGAATATCCATTGGAAAGAACCAGAAATATTGGTATTATGGCTCATATTGATGCTGGTAAAACCACCACAACAGAGCGTATCCTTTATTACACTGGTGTAAATTATAAAATTGGTGATACTCACGAAGGAACCGCCACTATGGACTGGATGGAGCAGGAGCAGGAGCGTGGTATTACAATTACTTCCGCTGCTACAACCTGTCACTGGACTCTGCAGGAAAACTGTAAGCCAAAGCCAGGCGCATTAGAGCATCGTATCAATATTATTGATACTCCTGGACACGTTGACTTTACAGTTGAGGTTGAGCGTTCCCTTCGTGTACTGGACGGCGCTGTAGGCGTTTTCTGTGCAAAGGGCGGTGTTGAGCCACAGTCTGAAAACGTATGGCGTCAGGCAGACACATACAACGTGCCAAGAATGGCTTTCATCAATAAGATGGACATTTTAGGCGCTAACTTCTACGGAGCCGTAGATCAGATTAAAACAAGATTAGGAAAGAATGCAATCTGCATTCAGCTTCCTATTGGCAAAGAAGATGAATTTAAGGGTATTATCGACTTATTTGAAATGAAAGCTTACATCTACAATGATGATAAGGGCGATGATATCTCCATCACTGATATCCCAGAGGATATGAAGGATGATGCAGAACTGTATCGTACAGAATTAGTAGAGAAAATCTGCGAATTAGACGATGATCTGATGATGCAGTATCTGGAAGGTGAGGAGCCTTCTGTAGAAGAGCTGAAAGCTACATTGAGAAAAGCCACATGTACATGTGCCGCTATTCCTGTATGCTGCGGTACAGCTTACAGAAACAAAGGCGTTCAGAAGCTTCTGGATGCAATTATTGAATTTATGCCTTCTCCATTAGACGTTCCTTCTATTAAGGGCGTTGACTTAGAGGGTAATGAAATAGAAAGACACTCTTCTGACGAAGAACCTTTCGCAGCTCTGGCTTTCAAGATTATGACAGACCCATTCGTTGGTAAGCTGGCATTCTTCCGCGTTTACTCCGGTACTATGAACTCCGGTTCTTATGTGCTGAACGCAACAAAGGGAAAGAAAGAGCGTGTTGGACGTATTCTTCAGATGCACGCAAATAAGAGACAGGAAATCGACAAGGTTTACTCTGGCGATATTGCTGCAGCTGTTGGATTTAAGACAACAGGTACTGGCGATACAATCTGTGATGAACAGCATCCAGTAATTCTGGAGTCCATGGAATTCCCAGAGCCAGTTATTGATATCGCTATTGAGCCTAAGACTAAAGCTGGTCAGGGCAAAATGGGCGAGGCTCTTGCAAAGCTGGCTGAAGAAGATCCTACATTCCGCGCAAGAACTGACGCAGAGACAGGACAGACAATTATCTCCGGTATGGGTGAGCTCCATCTGGAAATTATCGTAGACCGTCTCCTTCGCGAGTTCAACGTAGAAGCTAACGTAGGCGCTCCTCAGGTTGCTTACAAAGAGACATTTACAAAGGCTGTTGATGTAGACAGCAAGTACGCAAAACAGTCTGGCGGACGTGGACAGTACGGTCACTGTAAAGTTCACTTTGAGCCAATGGATGCCAACGCAGAAGAAGTATTCAAGTTTGAGTCTACTGTTGTGGGCGGTGCGATTCCTAAGGAATACATCCCGGCAGTCGGCGCAGGTATTGAGGAAGCTTCCAAGGCAGGTATCTTAGGCGGATTCCCAGTGCTGGGCGTTAAAGCTACTGTATACGACGGTTCCTACCACGAGGTTGACTCTTCTGAGATGGCGTTTAAGATCGCTGGTTCTCTGGCATTTAAGGATGCCATGAACAAAGCAGGCGCTATCCTTCTGGAGCCAATTATGAAGGTAGAGGTAACAACACCAGAGGATTACATGGGTGATGTTATCGGCGATATTAACTCCCGCCGCGGACGTATTGAAGGTATGGACGACATTGGCGGCGGAAAGATGATCAAAGCATTTGTCCCTCTTTCTGAAATGTTCGGATATTCCACAGACCTGCGTTCCAGAACACAGGGACGTGGTAACTACTCCATGTTCTTTGAGAAATACGAACCAGTACCAAAGAGTGTACAGGAGAAAGTTCTTGCTGAAAGAAAAGGCAAATAA
- the rpsG gene encoding 30S ribosomal protein S7, with amino-acid sequence MPRKGHTQKRDVLADPLYNNKVVTKLVNNIMLDGKKGVAQKIVYGAFGRVAEKTGKDAVEVFEEAMNNIMPVLEVKAKRIGGATYQVPIEVKPERRQALALRWITLYSRKRGEKTQEERLANEIMDAANNTGASVKKKEDMHKMAEANKAFAHYRF; translated from the coding sequence GTGCCACGTAAAGGACATACTCAGAAAAGAGACGTATTGGCAGATCCTTTATACAATAACAAGGTTGTTACCAAGCTGGTAAACAACATTATGTTAGATGGTAAAAAGGGTGTTGCCCAGAAGATCGTATACGGCGCATTCGGCCGTGTTGCAGAGAAGACAGGCAAGGACGCTGTAGAAGTATTTGAAGAGGCTATGAACAACATTATGCCAGTTCTGGAAGTTAAGGCTAAACGTATCGGCGGAGCCACATACCAGGTACCTATCGAGGTTAAACCAGAAAGAAGACAGGCTCTTGCACTTCGCTGGATTACTCTCTACTCCCGCAAGAGAGGCGAGAAAACCCAGGAAGAAAGACTGGCTAACGAAATCATGGATGCTGCCAACAACACAGGTGCATCTGTAAAGAAAAAAGAAGATATGCACAAAATGGCAGAAGCAAACAAAGCATTTGCTCATTACCGTTTCTAA
- the rpsL gene encoding 30S ribosomal protein S12: MPTFNQLVRKGRQTTEKKSTAPALQKGYNSLQKRATNMSAPQKRGVCTAVKTATPKKPNSALRKIARVRLSNGIEVTSYIPGEGHNLQEHSVVLIRGGRVKDLPGTRYHIIRGTLDTAGVANRKQARSKYGAKKPKDKK; the protein is encoded by the coding sequence ATGCCAACATTTAACCAGTTAGTTAGAAAAGGAAGACAGACTACAGAAAAGAAGTCTACAGCTCCGGCTCTTCAGAAAGGCTACAATTCTTTACAGAAGCGTGCAACCAACATGTCTGCTCCGCAGAAGAGAGGTGTATGTACAGCAGTAAAGACAGCTACTCCTAAAAAGCCAAACTCTGCTCTGAGAAAAATCGCCAGAGTTCGTCTTTCTAACGGTATCGAAGTAACAAGCTACATTCCAGGAGAGGGACACAACCTTCAGGAGCACAGCGTTGTTCTGATCCGTGGAGGAAGAGTAAAAGACTTACCTGGTACCAGATACCACATTATCAGAGGTACACTGGATACAGCAGGTGTTGCTAACAGGAAACAGGCTCGTTCCAAGTACGGCGCTAAGAAACCAAAAGACAAGAAATAA
- a CDS encoding acyl-CoA thioesterase encodes MEERYKKVSESRTEQVYIVRARYLNAAGRLFGGSLMAWIDETGAITARRHCNAAVTTAAVDHLHFVKPVLPNQNVVLVGKVTYVGNTSMEVQVDTFVESLDGSRDMVNRAFLVYVAIQGGKPAKVPKLILETEEEKNAWATGEKRAQLRRQRRREGF; translated from the coding sequence ATGGAAGAAAGGTATAAGAAAGTTTCAGAAAGCAGAACAGAGCAGGTGTATATAGTGAGAGCCAGGTATTTAAACGCCGCAGGCCGTTTGTTTGGAGGAAGTCTGATGGCCTGGATAGACGAAACAGGGGCCATTACAGCCAGGCGCCACTGCAATGCAGCAGTTACCACTGCCGCAGTAGATCATCTGCATTTTGTAAAGCCAGTGCTGCCTAACCAAAACGTAGTGCTGGTGGGGAAAGTTACGTATGTGGGAAATACCTCAATGGAGGTTCAGGTAGACACATTTGTAGAAAGTCTGGACGGCTCCAGAGATATGGTAAATAGAGCGTTTTTAGTTTATGTGGCTATTCAGGGGGGAAAACCTGCCAAGGTGCCTAAGCTGATTTTGGAGACTGAGGAAGAAAAAAATGCCTGGGCCACAGGGGAGAAGCGGGCTCAGCTGCGGAGACAAAGACGGCGGGAAGGCTTTTAA
- the rpoC gene encoding DNA-directed RNA polymerase subunit beta', with product MPETNETYQPLTFDAIKIGLASPEKILEWSHGEVKKPETINYRTLKPEKDGLFCEKIFGPTKDWECHCGKYKKIRYKGVICDRCGVEVTKASVRRERVGHIKLAAPVSHIWYFKGIPSRMGLILDISPRTLEKVLYFASYIVLDAGQTALQYKQVLSEKEYRDEIEKYGSGAFRVGMGAEAIQELLQAIDLEKDSEELRKGLKEATGQKRARIIKRLEVVEAFRNSGNRPEWMIMNVIPVIPPDIRPMVQLDGGRFATSDLNDLYRRIINRNNRLARLLELGAPDIIVRNEKRMLQEAVDALIDNGRRGRPVTGPGNRALKSLSDMLKGKQGRFRQNLLGKRVDYSGRSVIVVGPELKIYQCGLPKEMAIELFKPFVMKELVSNGTAHNIKNAKKMVERLQSEVWDVLEDVIKEHPVMLNRAPTLHRLGIQAFEPILVEGKAIKLHPLVCTAFNADFDGDQMAVHLPLSVEAQAECRFLLLSPNNLLKPSDGGPVAVPSQDMVLGIYYLTQERPGAKGEGKCFKSVNEAILAYENGVVTLHSRVKVRVERPMADGTVHSAVVESTVGRFIFNEIIPQDLGFVDRTIEGNELKPEVDFHVGKKQLKQILEKVINVHGATQTAVTLDDIKAIGYKYSTRAAMTVSISDMTVPESKPKLIADAQATVDRIAKNFRRGLITEEERYKEVIETWKNTDDQLTHDLLTGLDKYNNIYMMADSGARGSDKQIKQLAGMRGLMADTTGHTIELPIKSNFREGLDVLEYFISAHGARKGLSDTALRTADSGYLTRRLVDVSQDLIVRETDCCEGKSIPFMEIKAFADGQETIESLEERLTGRYIAETITDPDTGEVVVKANHMCTPKRAAAVMKVLQKMGRDSVKIRTVLSCKSHIGVCAKCYGANMATGQPVQVGEAVGIIAAQSIGEPGTQLTMRTFHTGGVAGGDITQGLPRVEELFEARKPKGLAIIAEFGGVVNIKDTKKKREIVVTDNETGNSKTYLIPYGSRIKVQEGQVLEAGDELTEGSVNPHDILKIKGVRAVQDYMIQEVQRVYRLQGVEINDKHIEVIVRQMLKKIKVEESGDSDVLPGVSMDVLDFNDMNEALIEEGKKPAEGKQVMLGITKASLATDSFLSAASFQETTKVLTEAAINGKVDHLIGLKENVIIGKLIPAGTGMKRYRGVKLDTDMSMDDEIMLSDEENAEEVLDIAEEIEI from the coding sequence ATGCCTGAGACAAATGAAACTTATCAGCCATTGACATTTGACGCCATTAAGATTGGTCTGGCTTCCCCGGAAAAGATTCTGGAGTGGTCCCACGGCGAGGTAAAGAAGCCGGAGACAATTAACTACAGAACATTAAAACCAGAAAAAGACGGTTTGTTCTGTGAGAAAATTTTCGGACCGACAAAGGACTGGGAATGTCATTGCGGAAAATATAAAAAGATCAGATATAAAGGTGTGATCTGCGACAGGTGTGGCGTGGAAGTGACTAAAGCCAGCGTCCGCCGCGAACGTGTGGGACATATTAAACTGGCTGCTCCTGTGTCTCATATCTGGTACTTTAAAGGTATTCCAAGCCGTATGGGCCTGATTCTGGACATTTCGCCCAGAACTCTGGAGAAGGTTCTGTATTTTGCTTCCTATATTGTGCTGGATGCAGGTCAGACTGCTCTTCAGTACAAACAGGTGTTGTCTGAAAAGGAATACCGTGATGAAATAGAGAAATATGGAAGCGGCGCTTTCCGTGTGGGAATGGGCGCTGAGGCAATTCAGGAGCTTTTGCAGGCCATTGACCTGGAAAAGGATTCTGAAGAGCTTAGAAAAGGTTTAAAAGAAGCTACAGGGCAGAAGAGAGCCAGAATTATTAAAAGACTGGAGGTTGTGGAGGCATTCCGCAACTCCGGCAACCGTCCGGAATGGATGATTATGAACGTGATTCCTGTTATTCCTCCGGATATCCGCCCTATGGTACAGCTGGACGGCGGCCGTTTTGCTACTTCTGACCTGAATGATCTGTACAGAAGAATTATTAACCGCAACAACCGTCTGGCCAGACTGCTGGAGCTGGGAGCTCCTGATATTATTGTCCGCAATGAGAAACGTATGCTGCAGGAGGCTGTAGACGCTCTCATTGACAACGGAAGAAGAGGAAGACCTGTAACCGGACCTGGAAACAGAGCTTTAAAATCTCTTTCTGATATGCTGAAAGGTAAACAGGGACGTTTCCGTCAGAACCTGTTGGGAAAACGTGTAGACTATTCAGGACGTTCAGTTATTGTAGTCGGACCGGAGTTAAAGATTTACCAGTGCGGTCTGCCTAAGGAGATGGCTATTGAGCTGTTTAAGCCTTTTGTTATGAAAGAGCTGGTTTCCAACGGTACGGCTCACAACATTAAAAACGCTAAGAAAATGGTAGAAAGACTTCAGTCTGAGGTTTGGGATGTGCTGGAGGATGTTATTAAAGAGCATCCAGTTATGTTAAACCGCGCTCCTACTTTGCACAGACTGGGTATCCAGGCTTTTGAGCCAATCTTAGTAGAAGGTAAGGCTATTAAGCTCCATCCTCTTGTTTGTACTGCTTTTAACGCTGACTTTGACGGCGACCAGATGGCTGTTCATCTGCCTTTGTCTGTAGAGGCTCAGGCTGAGTGCCGCTTTTTGCTGCTGTCCCCTAACAACCTGTTAAAGCCTTCAGACGGCGGCCCTGTGGCTGTTCCTTCTCAGGATATGGTACTTGGAATTTACTATCTGACTCAGGAAAGACCGGGAGCCAAGGGAGAAGGAAAGTGCTTTAAGAGCGTAAATGAAGCTATTTTAGCTTATGAAAACGGCGTGGTTACATTACATTCCAGAGTTAAGGTAAGAGTAGAAAGACCTATGGCAGACGGAACTGTACACAGCGCCGTGGTAGAGTCTACTGTGGGACGTTTCATTTTCAATGAGATTATTCCTCAGGATCTGGGATTTGTAGACAGAACCATTGAAGGCAACGAGTTAAAGCCGGAAGTGGATTTCCACGTTGGAAAGAAGCAGTTAAAACAGATTCTGGAAAAGGTTATTAATGTTCACGGAGCTACACAGACAGCTGTAACCTTGGACGATATTAAGGCTATTGGATATAAATATTCTACAAGAGCAGCCATGACAGTTTCTATTTCCGACATGACTGTGCCTGAAAGCAAGCCTAAGCTGATTGCAGACGCTCAGGCCACTGTAGACAGAATTGCTAAAAACTTCCGCCGCGGTCTTATTACAGAGGAAGAGCGTTATAAAGAAGTTATTGAGACATGGAAGAACACTGACGATCAGCTTACTCACGATCTGCTGACAGGCCTTGATAAATATAATAATATTTATATGATGGCCGACTCCGGAGCCCGTGGTTCTGACAAACAGATTAAGCAGCTGGCCGGTATGCGAGGTCTGATGGCTGATACAACAGGACACACCATTGAGCTTCCTATTAAGTCTAACTTCCGTGAAGGTCTGGATGTATTGGAGTACTTTATTTCCGCTCATGGAGCTCGTAAAGGTCTGTCTGATACGGCTCTCCGTACAGCTGACTCCGGTTATTTGACAAGACGTCTGGTAGACGTATCTCAGGACTTAATTGTAAGAGAAACTGACTGCTGTGAGGGAAAAAGCATTCCGTTTATGGAGATTAAGGCATTTGCAGACGGACAGGAGACTATTGAAAGTCTGGAAGAGAGACTGACAGGCAGATATATTGCAGAGACAATTACAGATCCTGACACAGGGGAAGTAGTTGTAAAGGCAAACCACATGTGTACGCCAAAACGTGCGGCTGCAGTGATGAAGGTGCTTCAGAAGATGGGAAGAGATTCTGTAAAGATCCGTACAGTTTTAAGCTGTAAATCCCATATTGGAGTCTGCGCAAAATGTTACGGCGCCAACATGGCTACAGGACAGCCGGTGCAGGTTGGAGAGGCAGTAGGTATTATTGCGGCTCAGTCTATCGGTGAGCCTGGTACACAGCTGACTATGCGTACCTTCCATACAGGCGGCGTTGCCGGCGGCGATATTACACAGGGTCTTCCCCGTGTAGAGGAGCTTTTTGAGGCGCGTAAGCCAAAGGGTCTGGCAATTATCGCTGAGTTTGGCGGCGTAGTCAACATTAAAGATACAAAGAAAAAACGAGAAATCGTTGTTACAGATAATGAAACAGGCAATTCCAAAACCTATTTGATTCCTTATGGCTCCAGAATTAAGGTTCAGGAAGGTCAGGTGCTGGAGGCCGGCGATGAGCTGACTGAAGGTAGTGTAAATCCACATGATATTCTTAAAATCAAAGGAGTTCGGGCAGTACAGGATTATATGATCCAGGAAGTACAGCGTGTATACCGTCTCCAGGGCGTAGAAATTAACGACAAGCATATTGAAGTAATTGTGCGCCAGATGTTAAAGAAGATTAAGGTAGAGGAAAGTGGAGATTCAGACGTATTGCCGGGAGTTTCTATGGACGTTCTGGACTTTAACGATATGAATGAAGCCTTAATTGAAGAAGGCAAGAAGCCTGCAGAGGGCAAACAGGTAATGTTAGGTATTACAAAGGCTTCCCTGGCTACAGATTCCTTCTTATCTGCCGCTTCCTTCCAGGAGACTACTAAGGTTCTTACTGAGGCCGCCATTAACGGAAAGGTGGATCATCTGATCGGTCTGAAGGAAAATGTAATTATCGGTAAGTTGATTCCGGCAGGTACTGGTATGAAGAGATACCGTGGAGTAAAGCTGGATACCGACATGTCTATGGATGATGAAATCATGCTCAGCGACGAGGAAAACGCTGAGGAAGTTCTGGATATTGCAGAAGAAATTGAAATCTAA